DNA from Nematostella vectensis chromosome 5, jaNemVect1.1, whole genome shotgun sequence:
CTGCTTTTGTAAAACTCATTATTCAAAGAATTCTCATAAATAAATACCCAACGGTTGCTTGGCCTGCCATGACATCAAGATGCGCGTAGGGAGGGACGTAAACTGCTCCGCATTCCTAACAAGTGGACAAAAATACTAACTATCGAGTGACTGGGTTTTGAAAGGGTGGTGCAAAACTATCAACTAGAGCTAATCTGAGATCGAAACTACGGAAGCCAGGCCAGCCACTCATGGACTTTTGAAATTCACTCTGCGACTCCAACTATCAAGTTTCACAAATTGAAGTCTATTATCGAATTGAAAATGGAAGTCTTGGCGTGTAAATCATGAAAATCATCAACAGCAAAAAGTAAAGAATTTATCAACAAATACAAGCCACTTTCTTTTGTACCTTTGCGTCAGCTCTGGCTTTCATCTCCGTATCCACACAATCTTTTCCACAAATTATGACCTCCGCCCCATTAGCTTCAATCGCCTCTCGTTTTGCTGATGTCGAATACTCTGGACAGTAAACCTTTCCCTTCATTCCAAGCACTTTCATAGCATTTGCCTAAAGACAAAAATTAATGATTATGGAAATACATTTTTATGCGAAATAATATGGGTGGGGTGGCATGTGAtggaaaggggggaggggtggcaaGTGATgggaaggggaagggggtggcATGTGatgggaagggggagggggggtggcaAGTGatgggaaggggggaggggggtggcaTGTGATGGGAAGGGGGTGGCATGTGatgggaaggggggagggggtggcaAGTGATGGGAAGGGAGGAAGAGGGTGGCATGTGATGGGAAGGGGGGTGGCAAGTGatgggaaggggggaggggggtggcaTGTGATGggaaggggggaaggggggtggcAAGTGATgggaaggggagagggggtggcATGTGATGGGAAGGGGGTGGCATGTGATGggaaggggggaaggggatggCATGTGatgggaaggggggaggggggtggcaTATGatgggaagggggaaggggatggCAAGTGATgggaaggggagagggggtggcATGTGATGGGAAGGGGGTGGCATGTGATGGGAAGGGGGGGTGGCATGTGATGggaaggggggaagggggtggcaTGTGATGGGAAGGGGGGTGGCATGTGATGGgaaggggggagagggtggcATGTGATGGGAAGGGGGGGTGGCAAGTGATgggaaggggagagggggtggcATGTGATGGGAAGGGGGTGGCAAGTGATGGGAAGGGGGGAAGGTATGTGATGggaaggggggaaggggggtggcATATGATGGGAAGGGGGGGTTGCAATGTATTTTCAATACTTTGAATTTGAATTGGACAAAGTAGTAAATAGGGAAAGGGTGTTAAGATGAGATACTTGTGTATATATAGAGTTGGGGAAGATGGAGACTAAAATGAGCATTTACGGTATTGAAGAATAATTTTGTGAGAAACTCAGATAAAAACAGGTTGGGGTGATTGTCagcaaaatcgattttaacactaagggatggcactttggatgtggtcaacagaaattcttattcctaagagatagcaaatgtGACCGAAGGAATTTTAGTAACCCTAGAAATgcagaatcagaaaaaaaaaacgtttaacacCTTCTAAGGAATAGCAATTGGTTGAACTGAGATATaagaatcagaaaaaaaaaatgaaattaccCTTCCTAGGAATAGCAGTTCGTAGAATTTTATACTCAAAAATAGCAAAATcagaaaaatccttcaacacccACTAAGGGATGGCagttttataccctaaaagatgtgacgatcacccctatctacttttctggagagtccccacTGGACCTCCCCCCCCACACCACAAGGGATAAATGATTTAGCTGTCTCTTGTTCTAACtctaaactttaaaaaaaataaccagaaATTAGATAGAAAAGCatgggtggcctagtgtgtttgCACCTCAGTCACCTACCCCTATAGCCATGGATAGAGTCTTAAGGGGAGCTTAAGCACTGATTCAAATCTGAGTCACTTCAGCAAGTTGAAGTTATTTTCCCTAAGATAAGGACACTCAACTGGAGGTCTAGTCTCTTCAAGTACCACATTTCTGATTTGGAGAGATGTAAAGAACCACTAGGGGTTCAATAAGCCCTCTAGTAGTGACCAACCTCAGTGACAGTGCATggtaaaaatacaaacatggGAACACTTGATTTGGAGCCTCAAAATCTGTTGTGCCTTCTGCACTTGTATAACTTGTGAAAGTTACTACAATCTTCATGTAACTTATAGTTGTATAACTCTTTTTAATTTTAGCAACTTCCAATTCATGTGAGGCCCAGGCCTACTCATCTTCCAAAAGAAAACACCCACATTCACCCTTGCAGTGATTACTGTAACTTACACAAGCTGCTCCATGGTTACCAGTTGATGCTGTCACAGCACCAATTGACTTATCACGGATGCTCAAAAGATAGTTGAATGCACCTCTTGATTTGAAAGAACCAGTAACTTGTTCACTCTCTGAAGAACAATTTTGTATTAACTTTGATCTTCAGCTCCCCCCGTCCCCCCTTCACAACCTCTTTAACCAAGTGAAGTACTCTACCAAGATACATACACAAGAGGGGACTATTTTTAGAGCGCTagagatcatgtgacctctctgggtgaaaattaaaaacaaaataatcaaacaaaaaaattggaaatgaCTGAACTTGACACCAGAGAATGCGGAAAAATTAAAACTTCAAtggaaactaaaccctttctgaaaaggggatttttttttcgtaagcaCTGTATACTGTACGtaactttttgttgctgttattttgccgctaaaagcctgagtgCACGCTTGTTAGCGACCCAAACAGTCATGTGATCTCTCACGCCTGCTgtacactagtgacataacgtcATGGTGCACACACTtcgtatgttcaagtgtgaatggttagATATTTTGACAAGCCCGACATAAGAACATGGACATaacaaaataagataaaaaaaatatgtccaTGTTGATATTTTGGGCTAAACAGAGTGTGCACGCCATGTCGTTATTTCTAGTGTGCAGCGCAAGTCTGCTAttacatagctgtcaacccaacatGGACAGAAATCTTATGAAATCGGGTGAAAAACAGTAAAtatgttggggggggggacgagAGGCAATGTGGGTGAATACAAAAAATGTATGCTCATTCttacaaaaattaggcttgtaatgaggtccaaaatctctTGACACCCACCTAAatgcgggtgagttgacagctatgcaattacagtatattatattttttaatgatttttaATGATTTCATCCCCTTTTCCAACCATCTCAAAACATTTAACTTCCTTTAAGTACATACATAAAGGTACAGCAGTACCAGCAGCAAAATggtacacatttttttttttttttgcagcaaTGCTGCTGCCACAAAAGTTGTACGATTTTGCTTGTTGAGCTGTTGGTTTTAATCATATACTCACCCCATTTTATATAGACTTGTGCCTTGCCCTCGGAGCTAAGCCAAAAGGAAAGATCCATTGGCGTGTGCCGAACGTACGGCCTTATTCGTTGTGTAGCTTTCTCTATCCTATCTTTCATGTTATTATTCTCCATGCTGCCCGTAGCCTGCGTGTTTTCGTTGTTCAGGTatatgggctccctgtggtacATATGGACCTCGGCCCATGCCCCCACATCATTCAAAATGGCCGATGTTTGTGAAACTTTAGATGAGCTCACTCTCGATTTTTTCGAAAAATATGGGGAACTTCGACAAAAGCGAATTGAATTGTGCAGCCTAATGAGAGATGGGTATCTTAGCTTGTCTCAGGCAAGGTATTCTATGGGGAACAAGGCTGTTGGACCACTCCAGTACAGCGAAAACATGACAGCTTTAGCGAGAGTTGAACTTGGTGAAAATTCTTTTCATTTATCAAAGCAACGGCCTGGACAGAAAACAGAAGAGCAAGAAGCTACAGAAGCAAGCAAAAACATAAGTGATGATGGCTTGCGTAAAAGGAAAGTAGGGAATCCGGAAGAAAAAGATAATAAGGAAATAAAGGAACTAGAATCTGGGATCGCAGAATTGGGGATCACCTATACTGACCCTATCAAATGGTTCGGGGTCTTGGTTCCCTCGGCTCTAAAGACAGGTCAAAACAAGTTTAGCACAGCCGTAGAGCTATGCTGTGATGTGGCAAATCTAGAAAACGATTTGAAAAGACTGGTGGAGCGCTTCAATGAACTTAAGCACCAAAAGAAAGCACTTTCACAACCTGAAATTAAACAAAGTTAACATGCCCTGTCTGCTTTTTTCCCCGAAATGTAAATTCACGCGGCATcacctttaaaaaagaaacctttaaatatatttaattttgCCTTAAAAAATTACAATACCACTATTCTGTAGTGAAAGAATGTTTATTTGATCTTACAATACATTTTGTATAAATGTATGTAGAATGTTTATTTGATCTTACAATACATCTTGTATAAATGTATGTAGAATGTTTATTTGATCTTACaatacattttgtacaaatgGCTTTATTGTACATGTCTAAAAAGGAAATTTGACCTGAGCAAGACCTGCCCTGAGGGAGTCATTTATAAACCTATAACACATCCCCTGGCATAAGcaacacaaaaaaattaccTAGCTTTGGGAGGAAGGAATAAGCTTGACTACAATCACCAGGGAAAGGTCTCCTGTACGTGTGTTCAATAAAGCCTCACTAGAAGCATAACAACACTGATGAGAACCCTTAATTTTTGCAATACTAAAACATTGACATTAGAAAAACATCAAGTGTAATCTCATATTGCTATGTCAATGTGTATTTTTCAGTACAAGTCGTCATGCTGTAAGACTAGTGATGGAATGGTTGTCATTGTACTGGTAACCTTGCTAGAGTGCATTTTTCTGCCTGAAATAGATGAATGAAACTCGAGCAAGTATTTCcaaaagaaataatataaaacagaaatatagGAATCCTTCACATTGTGTGGCACATTACATAGCTCAGCTTCACGGATACACCTCATACAATCCTAGAATTTAGGAAGAACACGAGAAAAGCAATGTAGATGGATGCATTATCAGGCTTGGCAAGTGATGTAGAAGAAGCTCATTTCTTGGCAGCAGCAGTCTTCTTGGCCTCCTCTGCTTTAGTCTCCTCCTCATTGATCTTAATCAGTTCCTCTACTTCCTTGGCTATCAGGATCTTGAGCTGAGTTTGCCCATTCTCTCGTGTCAGTGTGGCTATCTCCACTGTAACAGAGCAAAGTCAGATGCAATTATTATACTGTTCATAAACTTTGCTTTTCAGAGGTTTCCAAATAAgaaggacaaaaaaaaaacattttctcacTGGTCAAGCTCATAGAGCAGAATGGAAATGATTGAAAAAAacgggggaaggggaggggtgagagAGCAGAAAAAGAAGACTACACAGGGTTTCTAAGTCAATTATTGTTTAAGCATTTAAGGTGGTTACAGTGTGCTTCATTTCCaattccttttcttttcttaccTTTCTACAGAAGATATACAGTAGCATTTCATGAATTAAGACATACTGTACACAAATGTTACTCTCAGTGACTATACTGTACAAGGTTCACCCAGTAGTACATTACAAGTGGTATAGTAAACAGTACTGTTGAAGATCCAAGGTATAATGCAAAACACACAAAACTGAACAGTGAAGAATACCTTTATCTGGGGTAATTTTGGTCACATCTAAGGTCTTGCTCAGTACTTTTATTGACAGAGTGAGTGCATCTTTAAGGCTCATCTCGTCTTCTTTGTATTCTTGCTTCAGTAGAGACACAGCAGCCTAAAATCAAATGAGATTTAATAACATCAGTCCAAGATTTATAATAAATGCCCCTCGTATTTTTCTATTAATAATTTCAATTGCAGCAGAGACAGGCCATGCTACAGTTGCAGTCTTTCTGtactgtatgtattactaCTGCTTATCAAGTTACAGTATTCAGGACTAGTATGTTATTAAACCATGAAGACTAAATTGCAATGGGGTTTTAAATTTCTTACAGGCCAAACTGAGTTGTTTTATTGgccaaaattgtttaaaaagtGACCTTACTTTGATCCCTGACAACCCTCAATACTAGAGAATTTACTAGATGCATATACCCAGGAATTGTTTTAGGGGATGTGCAGctgggtatcatatggaaaagggACAATTTGTGATAGACCTTCCATTAGAAATGACCCACTCTTTGGCAGCCAAGGGGGGCTGTATACGCATATGTTCACTTACTGTTACTTACCACACTATTGTTACCAATGCAAGTTGCCTTCCAACCACTATAGTTCCCACTAGGGTCACTCTGGTACAACTGATAGCCAAAATGCTTGTCCCAACCGACGTACAAAATTGACACACCAAATGGACGCAGACCTAAGAAATGGGATGCTTTCTcttaataaaaagacaaatcaGAGACAATGTACAATATTGTTTAGTATACTAATGCAGTCATAGATGGCACAGTCTAATAAATGTCTTGTATTAAACATAGAACCAACTAGTCGGTATACTTCATGAGATTaccttaggggggggggggggggaggtgacTACAACAGGACACATAAAAACAACATTGTTGATGACAAACATTTTAGCCTGCAGATTGCCTTGGATAAATACAACACTAAATATGAAATGTCCAACCTCCAAATTGAGTATAAGCTTGTTTAAGGTCACACAACGAGCTGACCATCT
Protein-coding regions in this window:
- the LOC5498668 gene encoding coiled-coil domain-containing protein 115 encodes the protein MADVCETLDELTLDFFEKYGELRQKRIELCSLMRDGYLSLSQARYSMGNKAVGPLQYSENMTALARVELGENSFHLSKQRPGQKTEEQEATEASKNISDDGLRKRKVGNPEEKDNKEIKELESGIAELGITYTDPIKWFGVLVPSALKTGQNKFSTAVELCCDVANLENDLKRLVERFNELKHQKKALSQPEIKQS
- the LOC116611058 gene encoding L-threonine dehydratase catabolic TdcB — encoded protein: MYHREPIYLNNENTQATGSMENNNMKDRIEKATQRIRPYVRHTPMDLSFWLSSEGKAQVYIKWESEQVTGSFKSRGAFNYLLSIRDKSIGAVTASTGNHGAACANAMKVLGMKGKVYCPEYSTSAKREAIEANGAEVIICGKDCVDTEMKARADAKECGAVYVPPYAHLDVMAGQATVGVEVFEDLPSVDAVFVSVGGGGLVGGIGAHLKQVKPDVQVIGCQPKNSCVMWESIKAGRILDLPSEETLSDGTAGGIEQESPTFEMCKKFVDDWVLVSEEEISKAIYDVMDYHHKLIEGAAAVSVAAYLKIKERFVGKTVVIIACGGNVDMAVVKRVIKENAGDM
- the LOC5513967 gene encoding proteasome subunit alpha type-4 is translated as MSRRYDTRTTIFSPEGRLYQVEYAMEAIGHAGTCLGILANDGIVLACERRNTNKLLDEVFLSEKIYKLHKDMACSVAGITSDANVLTNELRLIAQRYELQYQEPIPCEQMVSSLCDLKQAYTQFGGLRPFGVSILYVGWDKHFGYQLYQSDPSGNYSGWKATCIGNNSVAAVSLLKQEYKEDEMSLKDALTLSIKVLSKTLDVTKITPDKVEIATLTRENGQTQLKILIAKEVEELIKINEEETKAEEAKKTAAAKK